From the genome of Salmonella enterica subsp. houtenae serovar Houten:
ACTGGAGTGAATGAGTTCCATAAAAGGCATTTTTTGCCTGCGATATGGCTTTCTGGCATATTGCATCCAGTTCCGTCGGCCAAGAATAATCATTATTCTCCTGCATAGCATCAAACACAACGCCAGCCTCTTTGACGACCTTATACATCACCCGAAGGGCAACTTTAGACCAGTCATTGCTGACGATTCGCTGGAAGGTGACCGCGGCGGCTACGCGCTTTTTCGCATTGCCAAGGTGATCCGGCGATACCCTTTCATCCGTATTGGTCTCGATCTTCATAACGCCTGACGGCAACATGGGCGCCAGCGCAGAGTAATGCGGCAAAGTGTCTGCCTGCTGGACCGCCTTCTGATAGACGCCGGTCGCCTCTGTCGGCACGTCGGCTAATACGGTTTCCACGGCGGGCCGACTCAAAAAAAGGTATTCCTCTTCCTGCGGGTTATACCCCCCGCCAATATCGGCATGTGCCCCCGGTAAGCTTAATTCAGGCCATTGCTCTTTTACGCTATTGAGGCAAAAGTTATAACGACACTCGTGCATCGCCGTCAGGTGAAAAACCTGTTTTGCCACCCTCGGCGGTAAACCTATTTTAACCGACAGATTATTACCGTCATGGGGGTCAAGACCGTCCAGTATTCCCCCCACGGCGGTGACGGTGTCGAAAAGGCCTAAAAATTGTACCTCACCTGCCGGTTTCCCTTGTTATTCAATGGGATGAAGAGCGGTTGCGATCGTCCTGACCAGCACAGGATCTTGCTCAAAGACGCGGTTGGCAAAGTGGCGGGCGGCAGCGGCGCCGCGGCTGAACCCAAAGACATCAAACTGCAAATGCGCGATCGTAATGTCTTTGCTCTGAAGAGCGCCAGTGACTTCCGTCAGTATCCTGCGCAGTTGAACCACCGCGCGATCGGTTTTGGCGATAACCCCGGTATCGTTATTTCCCAGCCCCATCCCCCACAGAGAATCGGCTTTGTTATTCTCGGTG
Proteins encoded in this window:
- a CDS encoding Uncharacterized conserved protein, which codes for MGGILDGLDPHDGNNLSVKIGLPPRVAKQVFHLTAMHECRYNFCLNSVKEQWPELSLPGAHADIGGGYNPQEEEYLFLSRPAVETVLADVPTEATGVYQKAVQQADTLPHYSALAPMLPSGVMKIETNTDERVSPDHLGNAKKRVAAAVTFQRIVSNDWSKVALRVMYKVVKEAGVVFDAMQENNDYSWPTELDAICQKAISQAKNAFYGTHSLQFSSDELKLIGKYIHCSANWNTVDYHLKNNISSAVSSSETFSFVNRPDENWTRTVYDMAGEPQK